A region of Lycium barbarum isolate Lr01 chromosome 3, ASM1917538v2, whole genome shotgun sequence DNA encodes the following proteins:
- the LOC132633299 gene encoding uncharacterized protein LOC132633299 isoform X1 → MSRSPSFSVRSEADLKVDEKSLQQWVVGFCIIRFDLEQGQLIEECYPSGCLTHNEELEVAFSSFPDSVSQNHNRSSIHDCIFFFRVRRQGNPQLPSSEIVEVDNMTASEKVLKQRSKIQTGANSRYLYGFVFNRQRHDERLKRGGEQKSVVILSHNPFSSVFRPLLQIMGPLYFDIGKKALNFIASYVSVWPTPVPGQLMELPIGNATLKVNLPPAHCMPLDCGVLFEELASPIAPFLPSSQSVPQGLFHDADLFGTFRGLLMQLWKLWELLLIGEPILIIAPTPPQCCEAVAGLVSLVAPLLCSIDFRPYFTIHDPDFAHLNSLQEGAAFPPMILGVTNLFFLKSLRRIPHVLSVGNPPINAARLPFSARASTGRIPAGPEGLSLPNLSLKKFTPSNFLNAMKLRRDGPLCLMTEHKEALWSSYGPVTKPDTSILNRLIDAGMSPRVEESMSVVNNDILRRHFLELTTNFLAPFGPYYRPTTPSEGSSPYVDPPPLPTFNAEDFLTSLSARGPGKFLLKRMKSNWLDFYRRFLKGHNFLPWFQRKRAVAEQEQYRLWRQARMRADIQHLISRMSELEIVDTFNAIERHLLGELQQSSTTEAGSDATSSKLRGDLQAVFNVLPKDMQQLMLMNPERAALVQGNHEDGELPSKSIR, encoded by the exons ATGAGCAGATCTCCATCATTTTCGGTGAGATCAGAAGCTGATTTAAAAGTAGATGAAAAATCTCTACAACAATGGGTTGTTGGCTTCTGTATCATTAGGTTTGATCTTGAACAGGGACAGCTCATTGAAGAATGTTATCCGTCGGGCTGTCTAACGCATAATGAGGAGCTTGAAGTTGCGTTTAGCTCATTTCCGGATTCGGTTTCTCAGAATCATAACCGATCGAGTATTCATGATTGTATCTTTTTCTTCCGTGTCCGGAGGCAGGGGAATCCTCAACTGCCTTCATCCGAGATAGTGGAAGTAGATAATATGACAGCCAGTGAGAAGGTGCTAAAACAAAGGAGTAAAATTCAAACAGGGGCGAATTCAAGATATTTGTACGGGTTTGTGTTTAATAGACAGAGACACGATGAAAGGCTAAAACGGGGTGGTGAGCAAAAGTCAGTGGTAATTCTTTCTCACAACCCGTTTTCTAGTGTCTTTAGACCTTTGTTGCAGATCATGGGGCCGTTGTACTTTGACATTGGGAAAAAAGCCCTTAATTTCATTGCTTCTTATGTATCAGTGTGGCCTACTCCTGTACCAGGTCAGTTAATGGAGCTTCCGATTGGAAATGCTACTCTTAAGGTGAACTTGCCACCTGCCCATTGTATGCCTTTGGATTGTGGAGTGCTTTTTGAAGAGTTGGCTTCTCCAATAGCCCCGTTTCTTCCGTCGAGTCAATCAGTTCCACAAGGTCTTTTCCATGACGCGGATCTTTTTGGGACATTTAGGGGGCTTTTAATGCAGCTTTGGAAGTTATGGGAATTGTTACTTATTGGAGAACCTATTCTTATTATAGCGCCAACACCACCTCAGTGCTGTGAAGCTGTTGCTGGTTTGGTTAGTTTGGTCGCTCCCCTTCTCTGTAGTATTGATTTCAGGCCTTACTTTACCATTCATGATCCCGACTTTGCTCATTTAAACTCCCTTCAAGAAGGTGCTGCTTTTCCTCCAATGATTTTGGGTGTGACAAACCTCTTTTTCTTGAAATCCCTTCGAAGAATTCCACACGTCTTGTCGGTTGGAAATCCTCCCATAAACGCAGCTCGACTTCCGTTTTCTGCTAGAGCTTCAACTGGTAGAATTCCGGCCGGACCTGAAGGACTTAGTCTTCCTAATCTTTCCTTGAAGAAGTTTACGCCATCCAATTTTTTGAATGCTATGAAGTTGAGGAGAGACGGTCCCCTTTGCCTTATGACTGAGCACAAAGAAGCCTTGTGGAGTAGTTATGGTCCAGTTACAAAGCCAGACACTTCAATCTTGAATAGGCTAATTGATGCAGGTATGTCACCCAGGGTAGAGGAATCAATGTCGGTTGTTAATAATGACATACTTCGTCGGCACTTCTTAGAGCTGACAACCAACTTCTTGGCCCCATTTGGCCCATATTATAGACCAACAACACCTTCTGAAGGATCTTCCCCATATGTTGATCCTCCTCCTCTACCCACATTTAATGCCGAGGACTTCCTCACTAGCTTATCTGCAAGGGGTCCTGGGAAGTTTCtgttgaagaggatgaaatcCAACTGGCTGGACTTTTACAG GCGGTTTCTGAAAGGGCATAACTTTTTGCCTTGGTTTCAACGAAAGCGTGCTGTTGCTGAACAAGAACAGTATAGGCTGTGGAGGCAAGCTAGAATGAGGGCCGACATACAACATTTGATATCTAGAATGTCTGAGTTGGAgatagttgatactttcaatgcAATTGAAAGGCATCTTCTTGGAGAACTGCAG CAGTCCAGCACTACCGAGGCAGGTTCTGATGCCACTAGCAGCAAACTAAGAGGGGATCTTCAGGCGGTGTTCAATGTCCTTCCAAAGGACATGCAGCAGCTTATGCTAATGAACCCTGAAAGGGCAGCACTTGTACAAGGAAATCATGAAGATGGTGAACTTCCCTCTAAATCAATCAGATGA
- the LOC132633299 gene encoding uncharacterized protein LOC132633299 isoform X2, producing MSRSPSFSVRSEADLKVDEKSLQQWVVGFCIIRFDLEQGQLIEECYPSGCLTHNEELEVAFSSFPDSVSQNHNRSSIHDCIFFFRVRRQGNPQLPSSEIVEVDNMTASEKVLKQRSKIQTGANSRYLYGFVFNRQRHDERLKRGGEQKSVVILSHNPFSSVFRPLLQIMGPLYFDIGKKALNFIASYVSVWPTPVPGQLMELPIGNATLKVNLPPAHCMPLDCGVLFEELASPIAPFLPSSQSVPQGLFHDADLFGTFRGLLMQLWKLWELLLIGEPILIIAPTPPQCCEAVAGLVSLVAPLLCSIDFRPYFTIHDPDFAHLNSLQEGAAFPPMILGVTNLFFLKSLRRIPHVLSVGNPPINAARLPFSARASTGRIPAGPEGLSLPNLSLKKFTPSNFLNAMKLRRDGPLCLMTEHKEALWSSYGPVTKPDTSILNRLIDAGMSPRVEESMSVVNNDILRRHFLELTTNFLAPFGPYYRPTTPSEGSSPYVDPPPLPTFNAEDFLTSLSARGPGKFLLKRMKSNWLDFYRRFLKGHNFLPWFQRKRAVAEQEQYRLWRQARMRADIQHLISRMSELEIVDTFNAIERHLLGELQSSTTEAGSDATSSKLRGDLQAVFNVLPKDMQQLMLMNPERAALVQGNHEDGELPSKSIR from the exons ATGAGCAGATCTCCATCATTTTCGGTGAGATCAGAAGCTGATTTAAAAGTAGATGAAAAATCTCTACAACAATGGGTTGTTGGCTTCTGTATCATTAGGTTTGATCTTGAACAGGGACAGCTCATTGAAGAATGTTATCCGTCGGGCTGTCTAACGCATAATGAGGAGCTTGAAGTTGCGTTTAGCTCATTTCCGGATTCGGTTTCTCAGAATCATAACCGATCGAGTATTCATGATTGTATCTTTTTCTTCCGTGTCCGGAGGCAGGGGAATCCTCAACTGCCTTCATCCGAGATAGTGGAAGTAGATAATATGACAGCCAGTGAGAAGGTGCTAAAACAAAGGAGTAAAATTCAAACAGGGGCGAATTCAAGATATTTGTACGGGTTTGTGTTTAATAGACAGAGACACGATGAAAGGCTAAAACGGGGTGGTGAGCAAAAGTCAGTGGTAATTCTTTCTCACAACCCGTTTTCTAGTGTCTTTAGACCTTTGTTGCAGATCATGGGGCCGTTGTACTTTGACATTGGGAAAAAAGCCCTTAATTTCATTGCTTCTTATGTATCAGTGTGGCCTACTCCTGTACCAGGTCAGTTAATGGAGCTTCCGATTGGAAATGCTACTCTTAAGGTGAACTTGCCACCTGCCCATTGTATGCCTTTGGATTGTGGAGTGCTTTTTGAAGAGTTGGCTTCTCCAATAGCCCCGTTTCTTCCGTCGAGTCAATCAGTTCCACAAGGTCTTTTCCATGACGCGGATCTTTTTGGGACATTTAGGGGGCTTTTAATGCAGCTTTGGAAGTTATGGGAATTGTTACTTATTGGAGAACCTATTCTTATTATAGCGCCAACACCACCTCAGTGCTGTGAAGCTGTTGCTGGTTTGGTTAGTTTGGTCGCTCCCCTTCTCTGTAGTATTGATTTCAGGCCTTACTTTACCATTCATGATCCCGACTTTGCTCATTTAAACTCCCTTCAAGAAGGTGCTGCTTTTCCTCCAATGATTTTGGGTGTGACAAACCTCTTTTTCTTGAAATCCCTTCGAAGAATTCCACACGTCTTGTCGGTTGGAAATCCTCCCATAAACGCAGCTCGACTTCCGTTTTCTGCTAGAGCTTCAACTGGTAGAATTCCGGCCGGACCTGAAGGACTTAGTCTTCCTAATCTTTCCTTGAAGAAGTTTACGCCATCCAATTTTTTGAATGCTATGAAGTTGAGGAGAGACGGTCCCCTTTGCCTTATGACTGAGCACAAAGAAGCCTTGTGGAGTAGTTATGGTCCAGTTACAAAGCCAGACACTTCAATCTTGAATAGGCTAATTGATGCAGGTATGTCACCCAGGGTAGAGGAATCAATGTCGGTTGTTAATAATGACATACTTCGTCGGCACTTCTTAGAGCTGACAACCAACTTCTTGGCCCCATTTGGCCCATATTATAGACCAACAACACCTTCTGAAGGATCTTCCCCATATGTTGATCCTCCTCCTCTACCCACATTTAATGCCGAGGACTTCCTCACTAGCTTATCTGCAAGGGGTCCTGGGAAGTTTCtgttgaagaggatgaaatcCAACTGGCTGGACTTTTACAG GCGGTTTCTGAAAGGGCATAACTTTTTGCCTTGGTTTCAACGAAAGCGTGCTGTTGCTGAACAAGAACAGTATAGGCTGTGGAGGCAAGCTAGAATGAGGGCCGACATACAACATTTGATATCTAGAATGTCTGAGTTGGAgatagttgatactttcaatgcAATTGAAAGGCATCTTCTTGGAGAACTGCAG TCCAGCACTACCGAGGCAGGTTCTGATGCCACTAGCAGCAAACTAAGAGGGGATCTTCAGGCGGTGTTCAATGTCCTTCCAAAGGACATGCAGCAGCTTATGCTAATGAACCCTGAAAGGGCAGCACTTGTACAAGGAAATCATGAAGATGGTGAACTTCCCTCTAAATCAATCAGATGA
- the LOC132633299 gene encoding uncharacterized protein LOC132633299 isoform X4, with protein MSRSPSFSVRSEADLKVDEKSLQQWVVGFCIIRFDLEQGQLIEECYPSGCLTHNEELEVAFSSFPDSVSQNHNRSSIHDCIFFFRVRRQGNPQLPSSEIVEVDNMTASEKVLKQRSKIQTGANSRYLYGFVFNRQRHDERLKRGGEQKSVVILSHNPFSSVFRPLLQIMGPLYFDIGKKALNFIASYVSVWPTPVPGQLMELPIGNATLKVNLPPAHCMPLDCGVLFEELASPIAPFLPSSQSVPQGLFHDADLFGTFRGLLMQLWKLWELLLIGEPILIIAPTPPQCCEAVAGLVSLVAPLLCSIDFRPYFTIHDPDFAHLNSLQEGAAFPPMILGVTNLFFLKSLRRIPHVLSVGNPPINAARLPFSARASTGRIPAGPEGLSLPNLSLKKFTPSNFLNAMKLRRDGPLCLMTEHKEALWSSYGPVTKPDTSILNRLIDAGMSPRVEESMSVVNNDILRRHFLELTTNFLAPFGPYYRPTTPSEGSSPYVDPPPLPTFNAEDFLTSLSARGPGKFLLKRMKSNWLDFYRRFLKGHNFLPWFQRKRAVAEQEQYRLWRQARMRADIQHLISRMSELEIVDTFNAIERHLLGELQARAFLNLCPALPRQVLMPLAAN; from the exons ATGAGCAGATCTCCATCATTTTCGGTGAGATCAGAAGCTGATTTAAAAGTAGATGAAAAATCTCTACAACAATGGGTTGTTGGCTTCTGTATCATTAGGTTTGATCTTGAACAGGGACAGCTCATTGAAGAATGTTATCCGTCGGGCTGTCTAACGCATAATGAGGAGCTTGAAGTTGCGTTTAGCTCATTTCCGGATTCGGTTTCTCAGAATCATAACCGATCGAGTATTCATGATTGTATCTTTTTCTTCCGTGTCCGGAGGCAGGGGAATCCTCAACTGCCTTCATCCGAGATAGTGGAAGTAGATAATATGACAGCCAGTGAGAAGGTGCTAAAACAAAGGAGTAAAATTCAAACAGGGGCGAATTCAAGATATTTGTACGGGTTTGTGTTTAATAGACAGAGACACGATGAAAGGCTAAAACGGGGTGGTGAGCAAAAGTCAGTGGTAATTCTTTCTCACAACCCGTTTTCTAGTGTCTTTAGACCTTTGTTGCAGATCATGGGGCCGTTGTACTTTGACATTGGGAAAAAAGCCCTTAATTTCATTGCTTCTTATGTATCAGTGTGGCCTACTCCTGTACCAGGTCAGTTAATGGAGCTTCCGATTGGAAATGCTACTCTTAAGGTGAACTTGCCACCTGCCCATTGTATGCCTTTGGATTGTGGAGTGCTTTTTGAAGAGTTGGCTTCTCCAATAGCCCCGTTTCTTCCGTCGAGTCAATCAGTTCCACAAGGTCTTTTCCATGACGCGGATCTTTTTGGGACATTTAGGGGGCTTTTAATGCAGCTTTGGAAGTTATGGGAATTGTTACTTATTGGAGAACCTATTCTTATTATAGCGCCAACACCACCTCAGTGCTGTGAAGCTGTTGCTGGTTTGGTTAGTTTGGTCGCTCCCCTTCTCTGTAGTATTGATTTCAGGCCTTACTTTACCATTCATGATCCCGACTTTGCTCATTTAAACTCCCTTCAAGAAGGTGCTGCTTTTCCTCCAATGATTTTGGGTGTGACAAACCTCTTTTTCTTGAAATCCCTTCGAAGAATTCCACACGTCTTGTCGGTTGGAAATCCTCCCATAAACGCAGCTCGACTTCCGTTTTCTGCTAGAGCTTCAACTGGTAGAATTCCGGCCGGACCTGAAGGACTTAGTCTTCCTAATCTTTCCTTGAAGAAGTTTACGCCATCCAATTTTTTGAATGCTATGAAGTTGAGGAGAGACGGTCCCCTTTGCCTTATGACTGAGCACAAAGAAGCCTTGTGGAGTAGTTATGGTCCAGTTACAAAGCCAGACACTTCAATCTTGAATAGGCTAATTGATGCAGGTATGTCACCCAGGGTAGAGGAATCAATGTCGGTTGTTAATAATGACATACTTCGTCGGCACTTCTTAGAGCTGACAACCAACTTCTTGGCCCCATTTGGCCCATATTATAGACCAACAACACCTTCTGAAGGATCTTCCCCATATGTTGATCCTCCTCCTCTACCCACATTTAATGCCGAGGACTTCCTCACTAGCTTATCTGCAAGGGGTCCTGGGAAGTTTCtgttgaagaggatgaaatcCAACTGGCTGGACTTTTACAG GCGGTTTCTGAAAGGGCATAACTTTTTGCCTTGGTTTCAACGAAAGCGTGCTGTTGCTGAACAAGAACAGTATAGGCTGTGGAGGCAAGCTAGAATGAGGGCCGACATACAACATTTGATATCTAGAATGTCTGAGTTGGAgatagttgatactttcaatgcAATTGAAAGGCATCTTCTTGGAGAACTGCAGGCACGTGCTTTCCTAAACTTATG TCCAGCACTACCGAGGCAGGTTCTGATGCCACTAGCAGCAAACTAA
- the LOC132633299 gene encoding uncharacterized protein LOC132633299 isoform X3 produces MSRSPSFSVRSEADLKVDEKSLQQWVVGFCIIRFDLEQGQLIEECYPSGCLTHNEELEVAFSSFPDSVSQNHNRSSIHDCIFFFRVRRQGNPQLPSSEIVEVDNMTASEKVLKQRSKIQTGANSRYLYGFVFNRQRHDERLKRGGEQKSVVILSHNPFSSVFRPLLQIMGPLYFDIGKKALNFIASYVSVWPTPVPGQLMELPIGNATLKVNLPPAHCMPLDCGVLFEELASPIAPFLPSSQSVPQGLFHDADLFGTFRGLLMQLWKLWELLLIGEPILIIAPTPPQCCEAVAGLVSLVAPLLCSIDFRPYFTIHDPDFAHLNSLQEGAAFPPMILGVTNLFFLKSLRRIPHVLSVGNPPINAARLPFSARASTGRIPAGPEGLSLPNLSLKKFTPSNFLNAMKLRRDGPLCLMTEHKEALWSSYGPVTKPDTSILNRLIDAGMSPRVEESMSVVNNDILRRHFLELTTNFLAPFGPYYRPTTPSEGSSPYVDPPPLPTFNAEDFLTSLSARGPGKFLLKRMKSNWLDFYRRFLKGHNFLPWFQRKRAVAEQEQYRLWRQARMRADIQHLISRMSELEIVDTFNAIERHLLGELQARAFLNLCSPALPRQVLMPLAAN; encoded by the exons ATGAGCAGATCTCCATCATTTTCGGTGAGATCAGAAGCTGATTTAAAAGTAGATGAAAAATCTCTACAACAATGGGTTGTTGGCTTCTGTATCATTAGGTTTGATCTTGAACAGGGACAGCTCATTGAAGAATGTTATCCGTCGGGCTGTCTAACGCATAATGAGGAGCTTGAAGTTGCGTTTAGCTCATTTCCGGATTCGGTTTCTCAGAATCATAACCGATCGAGTATTCATGATTGTATCTTTTTCTTCCGTGTCCGGAGGCAGGGGAATCCTCAACTGCCTTCATCCGAGATAGTGGAAGTAGATAATATGACAGCCAGTGAGAAGGTGCTAAAACAAAGGAGTAAAATTCAAACAGGGGCGAATTCAAGATATTTGTACGGGTTTGTGTTTAATAGACAGAGACACGATGAAAGGCTAAAACGGGGTGGTGAGCAAAAGTCAGTGGTAATTCTTTCTCACAACCCGTTTTCTAGTGTCTTTAGACCTTTGTTGCAGATCATGGGGCCGTTGTACTTTGACATTGGGAAAAAAGCCCTTAATTTCATTGCTTCTTATGTATCAGTGTGGCCTACTCCTGTACCAGGTCAGTTAATGGAGCTTCCGATTGGAAATGCTACTCTTAAGGTGAACTTGCCACCTGCCCATTGTATGCCTTTGGATTGTGGAGTGCTTTTTGAAGAGTTGGCTTCTCCAATAGCCCCGTTTCTTCCGTCGAGTCAATCAGTTCCACAAGGTCTTTTCCATGACGCGGATCTTTTTGGGACATTTAGGGGGCTTTTAATGCAGCTTTGGAAGTTATGGGAATTGTTACTTATTGGAGAACCTATTCTTATTATAGCGCCAACACCACCTCAGTGCTGTGAAGCTGTTGCTGGTTTGGTTAGTTTGGTCGCTCCCCTTCTCTGTAGTATTGATTTCAGGCCTTACTTTACCATTCATGATCCCGACTTTGCTCATTTAAACTCCCTTCAAGAAGGTGCTGCTTTTCCTCCAATGATTTTGGGTGTGACAAACCTCTTTTTCTTGAAATCCCTTCGAAGAATTCCACACGTCTTGTCGGTTGGAAATCCTCCCATAAACGCAGCTCGACTTCCGTTTTCTGCTAGAGCTTCAACTGGTAGAATTCCGGCCGGACCTGAAGGACTTAGTCTTCCTAATCTTTCCTTGAAGAAGTTTACGCCATCCAATTTTTTGAATGCTATGAAGTTGAGGAGAGACGGTCCCCTTTGCCTTATGACTGAGCACAAAGAAGCCTTGTGGAGTAGTTATGGTCCAGTTACAAAGCCAGACACTTCAATCTTGAATAGGCTAATTGATGCAGGTATGTCACCCAGGGTAGAGGAATCAATGTCGGTTGTTAATAATGACATACTTCGTCGGCACTTCTTAGAGCTGACAACCAACTTCTTGGCCCCATTTGGCCCATATTATAGACCAACAACACCTTCTGAAGGATCTTCCCCATATGTTGATCCTCCTCCTCTACCCACATTTAATGCCGAGGACTTCCTCACTAGCTTATCTGCAAGGGGTCCTGGGAAGTTTCtgttgaagaggatgaaatcCAACTGGCTGGACTTTTACAG GCGGTTTCTGAAAGGGCATAACTTTTTGCCTTGGTTTCAACGAAAGCGTGCTGTTGCTGAACAAGAACAGTATAGGCTGTGGAGGCAAGCTAGAATGAGGGCCGACATACAACATTTGATATCTAGAATGTCTGAGTTGGAgatagttgatactttcaatgcAATTGAAAGGCATCTTCTTGGAGAACTGCAGGCACGTGCTTTCCTAAACTTATG CAGTCCAGCACTACCGAGGCAGGTTCTGATGCCACTAGCAGCAAACTAA
- the LOC132633300 gene encoding transcription factor MYBS1, with protein MSNSDLLLWSREEEKAFENAIAVHWIEGTEQQWGEFASMVPTKNIDELKRHYQLLVDDVNAIEAGQVPIPNYKGEEASSSNKESNLGYSGSAGRRVNCGYSNGFSGTTHDPIGGHGGKGNSRSEQERRKGIPWTEEEHRLFLLGLDKFGKGDWRSISRNFVISRTPTQVASHAQKYFIRLNSMNRDRRRSSIHDITSINNGGDVSTHQPPITGQQVNPIQSNPAALGPPSVKHRAAQPNMHGMGMYGAPMGHPVAAPPSHMASAVGTPVMLPHGHHHHPPYVLPVAYPMPPPQPPMHHQ; from the exons ATGTCAAATTCAGATTTACTTTTGTGGAGtagagaagaagaaaaagctTTTGAAAATGCAATTGCAGTGCACTGGATTGAAGGGACTGAACAACAATGGGGAGAATTTGCTTCAATGGTCCCTACAAAAAACATTGATGAACTTAAAAGACATTATCAGTTACTTGTTGATGATGTTAATGCAATTGAAGCAGGGCAAGTTCCAATCCCTAATTATAAAGGTGAAGAAGCTTCTTCATCAAATAAGGAAAGTAATTTGGGTTATTCCGGGTCAGCGGGAAGGCGGGTCAATTGTGGTTATTCAAATGGGTTTTCGGGTACAACCCATGACCCAATTGGGGGCCATGGTGGAAAAGGGAATTCAAGGTCTGAACAAGAAAGACGAAAGGGCATACCATGGACTGAAGAAGAACATAG GTTATTTTTGCTAGGTTTAGACAAATTTGGGAAAGGAGATTGGAGAAGTATTTCGCGTAATTTTGTGATATCTCGAACACCAACACAAGTGGCCAGTCATGCTCAGAAATATTTTATTCGTTTGAATTCCATGAACCGAGATAGAAGAAGGTCAAGTATTCATGACATTACAAGTATTAACAATGGAGGAGATGTTTCAACTCATCAGCCTCCTATTACAGGCCAACAGGTCAACCCAATTCAATCAAATCCAGCTGCACTTGGGCCGCCCTCTGTTAAACACAGGGCGGCCCAGCCCAATATGCACGGAATGGGCATGTATGGTGCTCCGATGGGTCATCCTGTCGCTGCACCTCCTAGTCACATGGCATCAGCTGTTGGAACACCGGTTATGCTACCTCATGGACACCATCATCATCCTCCTTATGTACTTCCAGTTGCATATCCTATGCCGCCGCCACAGCCACCAATGCACCATCAGTAA
- the LOC132633301 gene encoding uncharacterized protein LOC132633301 produces the protein MSWRRVGKSLQTLSAHILLLCFTVLLVLKLDQFVDYSWWIIFFPLWMFHAVVARGRFSLPAPSVPHDRHWAPCHAVVATPLLIAFELLLCIHLESIYVNHSAAVNLKIVFLPLIAFEIIILIDNFRMCKALLPGDEESMNDEAIWETLPHFWVAISMVFFVAATVFTLLKLCGDVGSLGWWDLFINYGIAECFAFLVCTKWSNPTIHRSSETRGASSSSTTIRYLDWNSGLVVSSEEESPSRMCGLADLGGHIMKIPIIFFQVLLCMHLEGTPEGARHISLPLLFLPIFLLQGAGVLFATLRFIEKIVLLLRSGAAVGRYHVFSSRVRDCFAFMRQGSRLLGWWSIDESSREEQARLFHDGFPGYNTFCGYPPEIVKKMPKKDLAEEVWKLQAALGEQAEITKLSQQEYERLQNEKVLCRVCFEGEISTVLLPCRHRVLCSSCCERCNKCPICRVSIAERLPVYDV, from the exons ATGAGCTGGAGGAGAGTGGGTAAATCTTTGCAGACACTTTCAGCCCATATCTTACTTTTGTGTTTTACCGTTTTACTGGTTCTCAAGCTCGATCAATTCGTTGATTACTCTTGGTG GATTATATTCTTCCCTCTATGGATGTTTCATGCAGTTGTTGCCCGAGGAAGATTCTCCCTGCCCGCTCCATCAGTTCCCCATGATCGCCAT TGGGCGCCATGTCATGCTGTTGTTGCGACACCTTTGCTTATTGCATTTGAACTACTTCTCTGTATACATCTCGAGAGCATATATG TCAACCATTCTGCAGCTGTGAATTTGAAAATTGTCTTTCTCCCCTTGATAGCATTTGAAATAATTATTCTCATTGACAATTTCAG AATGTGTAAGGCATTATTGCCTGGAGATGAAGAAAGCATGAATGATGAGGCAATATGGGAAACACTTCCT CATTTTTGGGTGGCAATCTCCATGGTCTTCTTTGTTGCTGCTACAGTGTTCACCCTTCTCAAGTTGTGTG GCGATGTTGGCTCTCTGGGCTGGTGGGACTTGTTTATAAATTATGG TATTGCTGAGTGCTTTGCGTTTCTTGTTTGTACTAAGTGGTCAAATCCAACAATTCATAGAAGTTCTGAGACACGTGGAGCTAGTTCTTCGTCTACTACTATCAGATATCTTGACTGGAATAGTGGCTTAGTGGTTTCCTCAGAGGAAGAATCCCCGAGTAGAATGTGTGGACTTGCAGACCTCGGTGGTCACATAATGAAAATTCCAATTATATTTTTCCAAGTTCTCCTCTGTATGCACCTGGAG GGAACACCTGAAGGTGCGAGGCACATTTCTCTTCCACTTCTATTTTTACCCATATTCCTACTGCAAGGAGCTGGCGTATTGTTTGCTACATTAAGATTTATTGAGAAAATTGTTCTGTTATTGCGAAGTGGAGCTGCTGTTGGACGATACCATGTTTTTTCTTCACGAGTGCGTGACTGCTTTGCATTTATGCGTCAAGGTTCCAG GCTACTTGGTTGGTGGTCCATTGATGAATCAAGTCGAGAGGAACAGGCTCGACTATTCCATGATGGATTTCCTGG GTATAATACTTTTTGTGGTTATCCACCTGAAATAGTCAAGAAAATGCCCAAGAAGGATCTTGCTGAGGAG GTTTGGAAACTTCAAGCTGCTCTGGGTGAGCAAGCAGAAATTACTAAACTGAGCCAGCAGGAATACGAAAGACTTCAAAAT GAAAAAGTTTTATGTAGGGTTTGCTTTGAAGGAGAGATTAGCACAGTACTACTCCCTTGCAGGCATCGCGTCCTATGCAG TTCTTGCTGTGAGAGATGTAACAAATGCCCTATCTGCCGTGTCTCTATTGCGGAGCGCTTGCCTGTATATGATGTATAG